A DNA window from Verrucomicrobiia bacterium contains the following coding sequences:
- a CDS encoding rhodanese-like domain-containing protein — MKSAYKLTLLAALLTAAAPKTSTLAQEVNGNWIWITPGRNGAPDKESILSLKPEGAHLTGKISAPGPDGKPFDTPIANGSVHGDRISFDVIRRANGGATTNAYAGKVSADRITGTISFTRGGASQSRAWEARNNGGRSEAAAVPPPRPGYNEQGYKIVNETRFKDLSVEEIEKYLADHPDAVILDLRPAAAYAAGHLKGAVNLDVTDDNHYKDALKPLDKRRRYVVHSVTGHYRTVRALEYFEANGFEHAVAIEGGYQAWVAAGKPVVK, encoded by the coding sequence ATGAAGAGCGCCTACAAACTTACCCTGCTCGCCGCCCTATTGACGGCGGCCGCACCCAAAACCAGCACTTTGGCACAAGAGGTCAACGGCAACTGGATCTGGATCACCCCCGGACGCAACGGTGCGCCGGACAAGGAGAGCATTCTCAGCCTGAAGCCGGAGGGCGCCCATCTGACCGGGAAGATTTCCGCGCCGGGACCGGATGGGAAGCCATTCGACACCCCGATTGCCAACGGGAGTGTCCACGGGGACCGGATATCGTTCGATGTGATCCGCCGGGCGAACGGCGGTGCGACCACCAACGCGTACGCCGGAAAGGTGTCTGCAGACCGAATCACAGGAACGATCTCGTTCACCCGCGGCGGTGCATCCCAATCCCGCGCCTGGGAGGCCCGCAACAATGGCGGCCGCTCCGAGGCCGCCGCTGTCCCGCCGCCCAGGCCCGGCTACAACGAGCAGGGCTACAAGATCGTCAACGAAACACGGTTCAAGGATCTTTCGGTGGAGGAGATCGAGAAATATCTCGCCGACCATCCCGACGCAGTGATCCTCGACCTTCGACCGGCGGCGGCCTATGCCGCCGGACACCTGAAAGGCGCGGTGAACCTGGATGTCACGGACGACAACCATTACAAGGACGCCCTCAAGCCGCTCGACAAGAGGCGTCGCTACGTCGTGCACAGCGTCACCGGCCACTACCGGACCGTGCGCGCCCTCGAGTATTTCGAGGCGAATGGTTTTGAGCATGCGGTCGCGATCGAGGGCGGATACCAAGCCTGGGTGGCGGCGGGCAAACCGGTGGTGAAATGA
- a CDS encoding rhodanese-like domain-containing protein, translating to MKASLLRVATLPSAPAAPIAKVRAINPSEVEALVAGNETVIILDVRTPSERSAGFFAGSTNVDFRAADFQDQLASFDRSKTYVVHCVRGQKRTSDTVAALDQLGFTNVLALEGGYEAWLRDGKPVEK from the coding sequence ATGAAGGCCTCCTTACTTCGGGTTGCGACCCTTCCCTCAGCTCCGGCCGCCCCGATCGCGAAGGTGCGCGCCATCAACCCCTCGGAGGTCGAGGCGTTGGTCGCCGGAAATGAGACCGTGATCATCCTTGATGTCCGAACTCCGTCGGAGCGCTCGGCGGGCTTCTTTGCGGGCTCCACCAATGTGGATTTCCGGGCCGCCGACTTTCAGGACCAGTTGGCCAGTTTCGATCGGTCGAAGACCTACGTCGTCCATTGCGTTCGCGGTCAGAAGAGGACCTCCGACACGGTCGCGGCACTGGACCAACTCGGCTTCACCAACGTCCTCGCCCTCGAAGGCGGATACGAGGCCTGGTTGCGGGATGGGAAGCCGGTCGAGAAATGA
- a CDS encoding BamA/TamA family outer membrane protein produces MLRVRFPWGPRRGGSLTWRLFAICIVLGFALAEDPAARPRGFRIDGYEVRDGSLDPRVLETAMAPATGTNVTLAEIRSALLRLRDSLRAQGYPLAAVTLPRQPLTNGIVVVEVRNGPAGTTGAAVGSDVQTEATRSVEATPPEPARRRVPGFDIRHFVVRGNTALSAEVLDELLGPASGSDVTIEELSIVLRRLRDAYRAQGYPSATILVPQQVLTDGTVSLVVREGRPAVARTAPSLLDEVPEVPKSTTQAGPTFEVRRFEVLGNTVLRPEMLQSFFTNAVGPNVTLPQIQKALGDLQMEYRERGYATVSVGLPQQQLADGVVKVQVTEGLLTDIRVTGNRRFSSNNVMRALPSLRTNALVNSRVFQRELDQANQNRDRQIYPTLGPGPDPGTSSLELRVKDRLPLHARMDVDNYATPRTPMWRINASAQYNNLWQLEHQVGISYGFSPQQYKDPSPEPDLLLNRPLISFFSAYYRLPLGGPESVDKLINASTTFGYSEATRQFVLPPAGSRPELIFFGSAAPLDTGVQYGPEQIVTQTPLLTIVSQDTGQNLTWADNVGTQYSHPWVLSDTRRLGAAVGLDWKRFVQESFNTNNFTITTVVTNSQGSQTIVTRVSSPQPSRRSEVTYLPLNAGGNFSMSDRLGTLSGTLGMSANFVGNNEDFQRVAGARRAKADYGRGNVSLVRDQKLPGNWSLLVRGSGQGATGPLIGNEQFSVGGINSVRGYFEGEVFGDSGWFASGEIRSPFLVTTVPAWSGDVPAWIRGSFFIDSGQAFLVDRGESGEAIRQLLWGAGFGVSVNVNQHAFLRFALAWPFVDTLNVTAGDARAYVTLEGQF; encoded by the coding sequence TTGCTGCGCGTCCGCTTTCCGTGGGGGCCGCGCCGGGGGGGCTCTCTGACCTGGAGGCTGTTCGCGATCTGCATTGTCCTTGGGTTCGCTCTGGCGGAGGACCCTGCGGCGCGGCCCCGGGGGTTCCGGATTGATGGGTATGAGGTGCGGGATGGGTCGCTGGACCCCCGGGTTCTGGAAACTGCAATGGCGCCTGCGACCGGCACGAATGTCACCCTGGCAGAGATCCGTTCGGCCCTGTTGCGCCTTCGGGATTCCTTGCGAGCCCAGGGGTATCCGCTGGCGGCCGTCACACTGCCCCGTCAGCCGTTGACCAACGGGATCGTTGTCGTGGAAGTGCGCAACGGACCCGCCGGGACCACCGGCGCGGCGGTGGGGTCGGATGTCCAGACGGAAGCGACGCGCTCGGTGGAAGCGACGCCCCCGGAGCCCGCACGGCGCCGCGTTCCCGGGTTCGACATTCGGCATTTTGTGGTTCGGGGCAACACCGCCCTGTCTGCCGAGGTGCTGGACGAACTTCTGGGCCCTGCTTCTGGCTCAGACGTGACGATCGAAGAACTGAGTATCGTGCTCCGGCGTCTGCGCGATGCGTACCGGGCGCAGGGATATCCCTCAGCGACGATCCTGGTGCCGCAGCAGGTGCTGACCGACGGCACAGTGTCCCTGGTCGTTCGTGAAGGACGGCCTGCAGTGGCGCGAACGGCGCCGTCGTTGCTGGACGAGGTTCCGGAGGTGCCGAAGTCCACGACGCAGGCGGGGCCGACGTTTGAGGTGCGGCGCTTTGAAGTTCTGGGCAACACGGTGTTGCGTCCCGAGATGCTGCAATCATTTTTCACCAATGCCGTCGGCCCGAATGTAACTTTGCCTCAAATTCAGAAGGCTCTGGGAGATCTCCAGATGGAATACCGGGAGCGGGGCTATGCCACGGTTTCGGTTGGATTGCCACAGCAGCAACTGGCCGACGGGGTGGTCAAGGTCCAGGTGACGGAGGGGCTACTGACGGACATTCGCGTCACAGGTAACCGCCGCTTCAGCTCCAACAATGTGATGCGCGCCCTGCCCAGTCTGAGAACCAATGCGCTCGTCAACAGCCGGGTCTTCCAGCGGGAATTGGATCAGGCGAACCAGAATCGGGACCGGCAGATCTACCCCACCCTCGGACCCGGACCGGACCCCGGCACGAGTTCCCTCGAATTGCGCGTCAAAGATCGCCTGCCGCTGCATGCGCGGATGGACGTAGACAACTACGCCACGCCGCGGACGCCCATGTGGCGGATCAATGCATCGGCCCAGTACAACAACCTGTGGCAGTTGGAGCATCAGGTGGGCATCTCGTACGGGTTCAGTCCCCAGCAGTACAAGGATCCATCGCCGGAGCCGGACCTGCTGTTGAATCGTCCGCTGATCTCCTTCTTCAGCGCCTATTACCGGCTCCCTCTGGGGGGACCGGAGTCCGTGGATAAGCTGATCAACGCGTCCACGACTTTCGGGTACAGCGAGGCGACCCGGCAGTTTGTCCTGCCGCCGGCCGGGTCGCGTCCGGAGCTTATTTTCTTTGGCAGCGCGGCGCCGTTGGACACCGGGGTTCAGTACGGGCCAGAGCAGATTGTCACCCAGACGCCGCTCCTGACCATCGTTTCCCAGGACACGGGCCAGAATCTCACGTGGGCGGACAACGTCGGAACCCAGTACAGTCACCCGTGGGTCTTGAGCGACACACGCCGCCTGGGCGCCGCGGTCGGACTCGACTGGAAGCGCTTCGTTCAGGAGAGCTTCAACACCAACAACTTCACCATCACCACCGTGGTGACCAATTCGCAGGGGTCGCAGACCATTGTGACCCGGGTCTCCTCGCCCCAGCCCAGCCGGCGTTCCGAGGTGACCTACCTGCCGCTGAACGCGGGCGGTAATTTTTCGATGAGCGATCGCTTGGGAACGCTCTCCGGGACGTTGGGCATGAGCGCGAATTTCGTGGGGAACAACGAGGATTTTCAAAGGGTGGCCGGCGCACGCCGGGCGAAGGCGGACTATGGCAGGGGGAACGTGTCGCTGGTCCGGGACCAGAAGCTTCCCGGCAACTGGTCCTTGTTGGTGCGGGGCAGCGGACAAGGAGCGACGGGACCGCTGATCGGAAACGAACAGTTTTCCGTGGGAGGGATCAACAGTGTGCGCGGCTATTTTGAGGGCGAGGTGTTTGGAGACTCCGGCTGGTTCGCGAGCGGGGAAATCCGCAGCCCCTTCCTGGTGACCACGGTTCCCGCATGGTCCGGCGACGTGCCGGCGTGGATTCGGGGGTCGTTCTTCATTGATTCCGGCCAGGCGTTCCTCGTGGACCGGGGGGAGTCCGGCGAGGCGATCCGCCAGTTGCTTTGGGGTGCCGGTTTTGGAGTTTCGGTGAACGTCAACCAGCACGCCTTTCTGCGCTTCGCCCTCGCCTGGCCTTTCGTAGACACGTTGAATGTCACGGCAGGCGATGCGCGGGCCTACGTGACCCTTGAAGGACAATTCTAA
- a CDS encoding porin has protein sequence MTTFAADSATRPESPVVQSSLAEAPRASGSATDDLLRRQAELIQKLSERLEQVERQQQAQAASTEQSRAAEVEVLLRRIAELEGKVASIEEGRLLPEIAVEPADAPSPEALDQKIRVLERNTELATEAAEERARQQPQLQVGPAGVYLRSADTNFVLRLRALFQVDSRTFFDDNPLNEGNDGFVIRRARPIFEGTVYRDFDFTIMPDFGQQQIQLFDAYMNYKNRPELQLRAGKFKAPVGLEMQQSAGSLWFNERSLATDLLPNREVGLQFWGQMEDWGLTYAVGVFNGSGDGDIAANLAFDDNPEFAGRVFAQPFKQSRFKPIQGLGLGLAGTYTQVSSNAAGLPNNIGGTIPGYWTAGQQQFFAYNPLVGPVVADGAHWRLAPQMSYYWGPFGFMGEYSTANQGVYNSTTFRSAALQNRAWNIAGEWVLTGEEASFGAITPRRPFDPRTGGWGAWQLMARYGQLDIDDEAFRGFSNPATSASGAQSWSVGVSWWLNRNIRIMTSFSYTMFDGGGAPFNPVDPGTAEPPATVTTQPESVFLTRMQLAF, from the coding sequence GTGACCACATTCGCTGCCGATTCTGCGACGAGGCCCGAGTCGCCGGTGGTGCAGAGCAGCCTCGCCGAAGCTCCCCGCGCATCCGGATCTGCGACCGACGATCTGCTGCGACGTCAGGCAGAACTGATCCAAAAGCTCTCCGAGCGGCTCGAACAGGTGGAACGGCAACAGCAGGCCCAAGCGGCGTCCACCGAGCAATCGCGGGCGGCTGAAGTCGAGGTGCTGTTGCGGCGCATCGCCGAACTTGAAGGAAAGGTGGCGTCCATTGAGGAGGGGCGGCTGCTGCCCGAGATCGCCGTGGAGCCAGCAGACGCTCCCTCCCCGGAGGCATTGGACCAGAAGATCCGGGTCCTTGAACGCAACACCGAACTCGCGACCGAGGCGGCCGAGGAGCGTGCCCGCCAGCAACCGCAGCTTCAGGTGGGACCCGCCGGGGTCTACCTCCGGTCGGCGGACACCAATTTTGTTCTCCGGCTGCGGGCCCTGTTTCAGGTGGATTCACGAACGTTCTTCGACGACAACCCGCTCAACGAAGGCAATGACGGGTTCGTCATTCGGCGGGCACGGCCGATCTTCGAGGGGACGGTCTACAGGGATTTCGACTTCACGATCATGCCCGACTTCGGACAGCAGCAGATTCAGCTGTTCGATGCGTACATGAACTACAAGAACCGTCCGGAGCTGCAGCTCCGGGCGGGCAAGTTCAAGGCGCCGGTTGGATTGGAGATGCAGCAGTCTGCTGGAAGTCTCTGGTTCAATGAGCGTTCCCTCGCGACGGATCTGCTGCCCAACCGGGAGGTGGGGCTTCAGTTCTGGGGGCAGATGGAGGACTGGGGGCTCACCTATGCCGTCGGAGTTTTCAATGGTTCCGGGGACGGCGACATCGCCGCGAATCTGGCCTTCGACGACAATCCAGAGTTTGCCGGTCGCGTCTTTGCACAGCCGTTCAAGCAGTCCCGGTTCAAGCCGATCCAAGGGCTGGGTCTTGGACTCGCGGGCACCTACACCCAGGTCAGTTCCAACGCCGCCGGCCTCCCGAACAACATCGGGGGCACGATTCCGGGATATTGGACGGCCGGCCAGCAGCAGTTCTTTGCCTACAACCCGCTGGTTGGCCCCGTGGTGGCTGACGGCGCGCATTGGAGGCTGGCGCCCCAGATGTCGTACTACTGGGGACCGTTCGGATTCATGGGGGAATACAGCACGGCCAACCAGGGAGTATACAACAGCACCACCTTTCGAAGCGCGGCGCTTCAGAACAGGGCCTGGAACATTGCCGGAGAGTGGGTGCTGACCGGTGAGGAGGCGTCGTTCGGTGCCATCACGCCTCGAAGGCCGTTCGACCCAAGGACCGGAGGATGGGGGGCCTGGCAGCTGATGGCCCGGTACGGCCAGTTGGATATTGATGATGAGGCCTTTCGGGGCTTCTCCAATCCGGCGACCTCCGCCAGTGGAGCCCAGTCGTGGTCTGTGGGCGTGAGCTGGTGGCTGAACCGGAACATCAGGATCATGACCAGCTTCTCGTACACGATGTTTGACGGCGGCGGCGCGCCATTCAATCCGGTGGATCCAGGGACCGCAGAACCCCCCGCCACGGTGACCACCCAGCCGGAAAGCGTCTTTCTCACCCGAATGCAGCTCGCGTTCTAA